The following coding sequences lie in one Deltaproteobacteria bacterium genomic window:
- a CDS encoding BlaI/MecI/CopY family transcriptional regulator: MSDAQLSDLQLALLRVLWDRDEATAADVHEALREQDRALAPTTVATLLQRLEKRGLVTHTMRGRSYVYRASVPEHEVRRTMLAKLTEFFFGGNPTALVSHLLGSRSIDAEELAAIDRLLADRRESESEDPS; this comes from the coding sequence ATGTCCGATGCCCAGCTGAGTGACCTGCAGCTCGCGCTGCTGCGGGTGTTGTGGGACCGCGACGAAGCCACCGCCGCCGACGTCCACGAGGCCCTGCGCGAGCAGGACCGCGCGCTCGCACCGACCACGGTTGCGACGCTGCTGCAGCGCCTCGAGAAGCGCGGCCTCGTGACCCACACGATGCGCGGTCGCAGCTATGTGTACCGCGCAAGCGTCCCCGAGCACGAGGTGCGCCGCACGATGCTCGCGAAGCTCACCGAGTTCTTCTTCGGCGGCAATCCGACGGCACTCGTCAGTCATCTGCTCGGCAGTCGATCGATCGATGCCGAGGAACTCGCTGCGATCGACCGACTGCTCGCCGATCGGCGGGAATCCGAGTCGGAAGACCCAAGTTAG
- the rsmH gene encoding 16S rRNA (cytosine(1402)-N(4))-methyltransferase RsmH translates to MAERSEHVPVLVREVCRALIPALAGSTSAVVIDATVGLGGHMLALLEAAAQASVAQPRLVIGFDQDPDALAQARRNLAQAPCEVVLIGANFSRMAELLAPLLAERELGPADVVGVLADLGVSSLQLDRGERGFSWRTDAPLDMRMDTGSGESAGELLAHVDVGTLTRILRQLGEEPEASRIAAAIVRARPTTTFGLAEVVAQAMSAPARRKLGLRIHPATRTFQALRIHVNDELGVLDRLLEQAPALVARGGRVAIISFHSLEDRRVKQRFAALASPPHVPAHVPMRAGELPVADYVIPSEWKGGATAQPDELTRNPRSRSARLRVLERRP, encoded by the coding sequence GTGGCCGAGCGATCCGAACACGTGCCCGTGCTCGTGCGTGAGGTTTGCCGCGCGCTGATCCCGGCGCTCGCGGGTTCGACGAGCGCGGTCGTGATCGATGCGACCGTGGGGCTCGGCGGGCACATGCTCGCGCTGCTCGAGGCCGCAGCGCAGGCGTCGGTGGCCCAGCCGCGGCTGGTGATCGGCTTCGATCAGGACCCCGACGCGCTGGCCCAGGCGCGACGCAACCTGGCCCAGGCGCCCTGCGAGGTGGTGTTGATCGGCGCCAACTTCTCGCGCATGGCCGAGCTGTTGGCGCCGCTCCTCGCCGAGCGTGAGCTGGGCCCTGCCGACGTGGTCGGCGTGCTCGCCGATCTCGGGGTCTCGTCGCTGCAGCTCGACCGCGGCGAGCGGGGCTTCTCGTGGCGCACCGACGCGCCGCTCGACATGCGCATGGACACCGGCAGCGGCGAGAGTGCCGGCGAGCTGCTCGCGCACGTCGACGTCGGCACGCTGACGCGGATCCTGCGACAGCTCGGCGAGGAGCCCGAGGCGTCGCGCATCGCGGCGGCGATCGTGCGCGCGCGGCCGACCACGACCTTCGGACTCGCCGAGGTCGTCGCGCAGGCCATGAGTGCACCGGCGAGGCGCAAGCTCGGGCTGCGCATCCATCCCGCGACCCGCACGTTCCAGGCGCTGCGCATCCACGTCAACGACGAGCTCGGCGTGCTCGATCGTCTGCTCGAGCAGGCGCCGGCGCTGGTCGCCCGCGGCGGTCGCGTGGCGATCATCTCGTTTCACTCGCTCGAGGACCGTCGCGTGAAGCAGCGCTTCGCGGCGCTCGCGAGCCCACCGCACGTGCCCGCGCACGTGCCGATGCGTGCCGGCGAGCTGCCGGTCGCCGACTACGTGATCCCGTCGGAGTGGAAGGGCGGAGCGACCGCACAGCCCGACGAGCTCACCCGCAATCCCCGTTCGCGCAGCGCTCGTCTGCGCGTGTTGGAGCGTCGCCCATGA
- a CDS encoding HAD-IA family hydrolase: MNPRERVASARARGRLQAVTIDAAGTLVHPRESIAATYAELAKGFGASASSAAIAAALRPAMARHRGLRAVDPAWRAYWAAVIADTTGVDVPGLTDALLDHFAGAKAWRVADGALACVQSLRQVGLRVGVLSNWDLRLHGTLAALGIAEAFDAVMSSAELGCEKPDPQAFERAASRLRAPVAELVHVGDDDEDDIIGATGAGAMALHIVRDAGGFDGLASLLRGA; encoded by the coding sequence GTGAACCCGCGCGAGCGCGTCGCCTCCGCGCGGGCGCGGGGACGCCTGCAGGCCGTCACCATCGACGCCGCAGGCACGCTCGTGCATCCACGCGAGTCGATCGCGGCGACCTACGCCGAGCTGGCGAAGGGCTTCGGCGCATCGGCCTCGAGCGCTGCGATCGCTGCCGCGCTCCGACCCGCGATGGCGCGCCATCGTGGGCTGCGGGCCGTCGACCCGGCGTGGCGGGCCTACTGGGCCGCCGTCATCGCCGACACCACTGGCGTCGACGTGCCCGGGTTGACCGACGCGCTGCTCGATCACTTCGCGGGCGCGAAGGCGTGGCGTGTGGCCGACGGCGCACTCGCGTGCGTGCAGTCGCTGCGTCAGGTGGGGCTGCGCGTTGGCGTGCTGTCGAACTGGGACCTGCGGCTGCACGGCACGCTCGCGGCGCTCGGCATCGCCGAGGCCTTCGATGCTGTGATGAGCTCCGCCGAGCTCGGCTGCGAGAAGCCCGACCCGCAGGCGTTCGAGCGCGCAGCGTCGCGGCTCCGCGCACCCGTGGCCGAGTTGGTCCACGTCGGCGATGACGACGAGGACGACATCATCGGGGCGACGGGGGCCGGCGCGATGGCGCTGCACATCGTGCGCGACGCCGGCGGCTTCGACGGCCTCGCCTCGCTGCTGCGCGGCGCATAG
- a CDS encoding VCBS repeat-containing protein, whose translation MRAWLGVMVWTTAACGPWTPIDHGAIVVGGSSSGVASSSGDDAPSQQDCLALAACFERRIDLAVGLAPRDLAVGEIDGNGAPDLVVRGDAPVGSARVVVLQSRERFTILPAAVDAGLGAALVDVDRDGHHDLVSANGVVLELRSGASTLTSVVESAALPQAPVSLVVMPAGDDGESLYAVAELADPGGIATVRLAGGAFGEVVQLTAYGQSSDFSYASNGIDLGDVDADGRVDALAVIDMHGAGTFQAEVRVWPASQGHYGVQWFSGEGHHQGVGDVDADGHDDLLVLEFYGRLHRFAWTGPSSIADIDGWGAAAANVIEVGDVSGDGIADVVLARHGNDEDPRLDLLTDWDDGTPVIHELALDHEFDVLLLADVDGDHRDDIIGGSISRQSVTVLYAGMP comes from the coding sequence GTGCGCGCATGGCTCGGCGTGATGGTGTGGACGACGGCGGCCTGCGGGCCGTGGACGCCGATCGATCACGGTGCGATCGTGGTCGGCGGTAGCAGCTCCGGCGTCGCCAGCAGCTCCGGTGATGATGCGCCGTCCCAGCAGGATTGCCTCGCGCTCGCGGCCTGCTTCGAGCGCCGCATCGATCTCGCGGTCGGGCTTGCGCCCCGCGATCTCGCGGTCGGCGAGATCGACGGCAACGGCGCGCCGGATCTCGTGGTCCGGGGTGACGCACCGGTGGGGAGCGCTCGGGTGGTGGTGCTGCAGTCGCGGGAGCGCTTCACGATCCTCCCGGCGGCGGTCGACGCGGGGCTCGGTGCCGCATTGGTCGACGTGGATCGCGACGGCCACCACGATCTCGTGAGCGCCAACGGTGTGGTGCTCGAGCTCCGCAGCGGCGCCTCGACGCTCACCAGCGTGGTCGAGTCTGCGGCGCTGCCTCAGGCGCCGGTGTCGTTGGTCGTGATGCCCGCGGGCGACGACGGCGAGAGTCTGTACGCGGTCGCCGAGCTGGCCGATCCGGGCGGCATCGCGACCGTGCGGCTGGCCGGCGGCGCGTTCGGTGAGGTGGTGCAGCTCACCGCGTACGGTCAGAGCTCCGATTTCTCGTACGCGTCGAACGGCATCGACCTCGGCGACGTCGATGCCGACGGCCGCGTCGACGCGCTCGCCGTGATCGACATGCACGGCGCGGGCACGTTCCAGGCCGAGGTGCGTGTGTGGCCGGCGAGTCAGGGCCACTACGGCGTGCAGTGGTTCTCGGGCGAGGGGCACCACCAAGGTGTGGGCGACGTCGACGCCGACGGTCACGACGACCTGCTGGTGCTCGAGTTCTACGGCCGCCTGCATCGCTTCGCGTGGACGGGCCCGTCCTCGATCGCCGACATCGACGGCTGGGGCGCGGCGGCGGCGAACGTCATCGAGGTCGGTGACGTGTCGGGCGACGGCATCGCCGACGTCGTGCTGGCGCGGCACGGCAACGACGAGGACCCGCGGCTCGATCTCCTGACCGACTGGGACGACGGCACGCCGGTCATCCACGAACTCGCGCTCGATCACGAGTTCGACGTGCTGCTGCTGGCCGACGTCGACGGCGACCATCGCGACGACATCATCGGCGGCAGCATCTCGCGCCAGAGCGTGACCGTGCTGTACGCGGGCATGCCGTGA
- a CDS encoding UDP-N-acetylmuramoyl-L-alanyl-D-glutamate--2,6-diaminopimelate ligase: MITLGQLLQGVTDARMVRCDAATAIAAVATDSRRVAPGDLFVALTGASHDAHRFVPEVLARGAAAVVVREGFTTDGPHVSVPDTWAALPIIAAHAHGDPGEHLRLAAVTGTNGKTTTAHLVGAILRTAGRAHARLGTTGNWLVDHEDRSSFTTPFPLELQALLADARRRGATDVVMEASSHALAQARVAPLRFAGVGLTSFSQDHLDFHRDMDDYLRAKCLLPSTYLRRDGIAVAAVDGQPAAASFLAAATAAGARAWRASRQDPTAEIHADAIVFADTGTRGWLETPMGRVELSSPLLGPFNLDNLMVTTGLALALGLAPEAIAQGLAHAHGAPGRLEPVRGEGGGGPTVIVDYAHTPDAVERTLAVLRPLARGRLWVVLGCGGDRDPSKRPLMGGIAARDADRFFATSDNPRSESPERIVDDMLAGMPSALAAKVTREVDRAAAIAMAIALADDDDLVVVAGKGHEDYQQLAGQTIHFDDREHARAALARRG, translated from the coding sequence ATGATCACGCTGGGCCAGCTGCTGCAGGGCGTCACGGACGCACGCATGGTTCGTTGCGACGCCGCCACGGCGATCGCTGCGGTCGCCACCGACTCACGACGCGTCGCGCCGGGGGACCTCTTCGTCGCGCTCACCGGGGCGTCGCACGACGCCCATCGATTCGTGCCCGAGGTGCTCGCGCGCGGTGCCGCGGCGGTGGTCGTGCGCGAGGGCTTCACCACCGACGGCCCCCACGTATCGGTGCCCGACACCTGGGCGGCGCTGCCGATCATCGCCGCGCACGCGCACGGCGACCCTGGCGAGCACCTGCGGCTCGCCGCCGTCACCGGCACCAACGGCAAGACCACCACGGCGCACCTGGTCGGCGCGATCCTGCGGACGGCCGGCCGCGCCCACGCGCGGCTCGGGACCACCGGCAACTGGCTCGTCGACCACGAGGATCGCAGCAGCTTCACGACCCCCTTCCCACTCGAACTGCAGGCGTTGCTGGCCGACGCCCGCCGCCGCGGCGCCACCGATGTCGTGATGGAGGCGTCGTCGCATGCGCTCGCGCAGGCACGCGTCGCACCGCTGCGGTTCGCAGGCGTCGGGCTCACCAGCTTCAGCCAGGACCACCTCGATTTCCATCGCGACATGGACGACTACCTGCGCGCCAAGTGCCTGCTGCCGTCGACCTATCTGCGGCGCGACGGCATCGCGGTGGCGGCCGTCGACGGGCAGCCCGCGGCGGCGAGCTTCCTCGCGGCCGCAACCGCCGCGGGCGCGAGGGCATGGCGCGCCTCTCGACAAGACCCGACCGCCGAGATCCACGCCGACGCGATCGTCTTCGCCGACACCGGCACGCGTGGATGGCTGGAGACGCCAATGGGGCGCGTCGAGCTGTCGAGCCCGCTGCTGGGCCCGTTCAACCTCGACAACCTCATGGTCACCACCGGCCTCGCGCTCGCGCTGGGACTCGCGCCCGAAGCGATCGCGCAGGGGCTCGCACACGCCCACGGCGCCCCTGGTCGGCTCGAGCCGGTCCGAGGTGAGGGCGGCGGTGGCCCCACGGTGATCGTCGACTACGCCCACACCCCCGACGCGGTCGAGCGCACGCTCGCGGTGCTGCGACCGCTCGCACGCGGGCGGCTGTGGGTGGTGCTCGGCTGCGGAGGCGATCGCGATCCCAGCAAGCGACCGCTGATGGGCGGCATCGCGGCCCGCGACGCCGACCGCTTCTTCGCCACCTCCGACAACCCGCGCAGCGAATCGCCCGAGCGCATCGTCGACGACATGCTCGCCGGCATGCCGTCCGCACTGGCGGCCAAGGTCACGCGCGAGGTCGATCGCGCGGCCGCGATCGCGATGGCGATCGCGCTTGCCGACGACGACGATCTGGTGGTCGTCGCTGGCAAGGGCCACGAGGACTACCAGCAGCTCGCAGGTCAGACCATCCACTTCGACGATCGCGAGCACGCCCGTGCGGCGCTCGCGAGGCGCGGCTGA
- a CDS encoding M56 family metallopeptidase, translated as MVTTILSWALTYALHSTALICTIWLVTRAVPRISLSMQESLWKLALVGGILTASVQQAGELAPPWGHLGLPQALQTTEQPAVATLAAAPTSDARPAQLQHRAGELTIVATRASAPRPVAAMASPARPPSAWPWVLLSLIGAGAVFGLVRLGVAAHRLRKQLANRRDVIEDPLLESWLALCNKAELPKRVRLSASATLPSPVALARREVCIPERAIEGLTPLQQQGMLAHELAHVVRRDAWWLHASAIVEALLFFQPLNHLARRKLEEVAEFQCDDWAARHSGTGVHLAKCLAEVAAWVERQPATIAAPAMASVRSPIVKRIRRLLDDQRRQAGRQHGRPAWRAGVGLGLLGATAWLVPGARAQAEPLAIAPRVAEPSATIVVEDLDGADGHDRARVRIVGRDETVELDVAAPRALPPPPPPPLPAAPPPPPREHGVSIIIHGGWWFDGPFSPWGGRGAIELHGLFDGDDLFDDGAFEFDLEASADAYEDALEEAARAQERAVEAAQDAFERAQEESSWHQRRHRPASQDDAWVPWSTRPTGHVEAEPAPASAPLVSL; from the coding sequence ATGGTTACGACGATCCTGTCGTGGGCGCTGACCTATGCGCTGCACAGCACCGCGCTCATCTGTACGATCTGGCTGGTGACCCGCGCGGTGCCGCGGATCTCGCTGTCGATGCAGGAGTCGCTGTGGAAGCTCGCGCTGGTCGGCGGCATCCTCACCGCGAGTGTGCAACAGGCCGGTGAGCTCGCGCCGCCGTGGGGGCACCTGGGCCTGCCACAGGCGCTACAGACCACCGAGCAGCCCGCGGTCGCGACGCTCGCCGCCGCGCCCACGTCCGACGCACGGCCGGCGCAGCTGCAACATCGCGCCGGCGAGCTGACGATCGTCGCCACGCGTGCGAGCGCACCGCGACCGGTCGCGGCGATGGCCAGCCCGGCGAGGCCACCCAGCGCGTGGCCGTGGGTGCTGCTGTCGCTCATCGGCGCCGGCGCGGTGTTCGGCCTCGTGCGGCTCGGCGTCGCCGCCCATCGCCTGCGCAAGCAGCTCGCGAACCGTCGCGACGTGATCGAAGATCCCCTGCTCGAGAGCTGGCTGGCGCTGTGCAACAAGGCCGAGCTGCCCAAGCGCGTGCGGCTCTCGGCGAGCGCCACGCTGCCGTCGCCGGTCGCGTTGGCCCGTCGCGAGGTCTGCATCCCCGAGCGCGCGATCGAGGGCCTCACACCGCTGCAGCAGCAGGGCATGCTGGCGCACGAGCTCGCCCACGTCGTTCGCCGCGATGCATGGTGGCTGCACGCCAGCGCGATCGTCGAGGCGTTGCTCTTCTTCCAACCGCTCAATCACCTCGCGCGGCGCAAGCTCGAAGAGGTCGCCGAGTTCCAGTGCGACGACTGGGCCGCGCGCCACAGCGGCACCGGGGTGCACCTCGCGAAGTGCCTCGCCGAGGTCGCCGCGTGGGTCGAGCGACAGCCGGCGACGATCGCCGCACCGGCGATGGCGAGTGTTCGTTCGCCGATCGTGAAGCGCATCCGTCGACTGCTCGATGATCAACGGCGTCAGGCCGGGCGCCAGCACGGTCGGCCCGCGTGGCGGGCCGGGGTCGGGCTGGGCCTGCTGGGCGCGACCGCGTGGCTGGTGCCGGGCGCCCGTGCACAGGCCGAGCCGCTCGCGATCGCCCCGCGCGTCGCCGAGCCGAGCGCGACCATCGTGGTCGAGGACCTCGATGGCGCCGATGGCCACGACCGCGCCCGCGTGCGCATCGTCGGTCGCGACGAGACCGTCGAGCTCGACGTGGCGGCCCCGCGCGCGTTGCCGCCACCGCCACCGCCGCCGCTGCCGGCCGCACCGCCGCCACCGCCCCGCGAGCACGGCGTCAGCATCATCATCCACGGTGGCTGGTGGTTCGACGGCCCGTTCTCGCCGTGGGGTGGACGCGGTGCCATCGAGCTGCACGGTCTCTTCGACGGCGATGATCTCTTCGACGACGGCGCGTTCGAGTTCGACCTCGAGGCGAGTGCCGACGCGTACGAAGACGCGCTCGAGGAGGCTGCGCGTGCGCAGGAGCGCGCCGTCGAGGCGGCGCAGGACGCCTTCGAGCGTGCCCAGGAGGAATCCTCGTGGCACCAGCGGCGCCACCGTCCCGCGTCGCAGGACGATGCGTGGGTGCCATGGTCCACGAGGCCAACGGGCCACGTCGAGGCGGAGCCGGCGCCCGCATCTGCGCCGCTCGTCTCGCTGTGA
- a CDS encoding septum formation initiator family protein, producing the protein MNPTEPRRRRRQAPPPTYAHGWGRVGDAHVAPVVQALRRRWAPAGTSLLMALLVVALCAAGIVRVRASARVLALGAEITELTDQQARLQEEKRRLFAERAYLRHPDQVADIARNKLGMVPVAPELVQQIRLVE; encoded by the coding sequence ATGAACCCCACCGAACCCCGTCGTCGCCGTCGCCAAGCGCCGCCGCCCACCTACGCGCACGGTTGGGGCCGCGTCGGGGATGCCCACGTGGCGCCGGTCGTGCAGGCACTGCGAAGGCGCTGGGCGCCCGCCGGGACCTCGCTGCTGATGGCGCTGCTGGTGGTGGCGCTGTGCGCCGCCGGCATCGTGCGCGTGCGGGCCTCGGCCCGCGTGCTCGCGCTGGGTGCCGAGATCACCGAGCTGACGGACCAGCAGGCGCGGCTTCAGGAGGAGAAGCGGCGGCTGTTCGCGGAGCGGGCCTACCTGCGGCATCCCGATCAGGTCGCCGACATTGCGCGCAACAAGCTGGGCATGGTGCCCGTCGCACCCGAGCTGGTGCAGCAGATCCGATTGGTCGAGTAG
- the ribA gene encoding GTP cyclohydrolase II produces MRSTASATTTSCASTRTSSSSWCSRASSSACRPPTSSTRASSTHPASSEPPHRPQVPMGPRVKLSIVPSELAATRLAVHEHARAKLPTTSGAFDIVSFVDAAGTLLDDIALVRGDLQGDAPVPVRVHSECVTGDVLGSLRCDCGEQLRQALAQIDAAGRGVLLYLRQEGRGIGIANKVAAYALQDAGLDTVDANLHLGFDDDLRSYATAGAMLRTLGLGCIELITNNPRKLDGLRAAGLEVVRRVPIVMPPRAENREYLRTKQARSGHLLGGDD; encoded by the coding sequence ATGCGATCGACCGCCAGCGCTACTACGACGTCCTGCGCCTCGACCAGGACCAGCTCCTCGAGCTGGTGCTCGAGAGCATCGAGCTCGGCATGTCGTCCTCCAACAAGCTCTACCAGGGCATCGTCGACGCATCCCGCGAGTTCTGAGCCGCCGCATCGTCCCCAGGTGCCCATGGGTCCGCGCGTGAAGCTGTCGATCGTCCCCTCCGAGCTCGCGGCAACCCGCTTGGCGGTGCACGAGCATGCGCGGGCCAAGCTGCCCACCACCAGCGGCGCATTCGACATCGTCTCGTTCGTCGACGCGGCCGGCACGCTGCTCGACGACATCGCGCTCGTGCGCGGCGACCTGCAGGGCGATGCACCGGTGCCGGTGCGCGTCCACTCCGAGTGCGTCACCGGCGACGTGCTGGGCTCGCTGCGCTGCGACTGCGGCGAGCAGCTGCGTCAGGCGCTCGCGCAGATCGACGCGGCCGGCCGCGGCGTACTGCTCTACCTGCGCCAAGAGGGCCGCGGCATCGGCATCGCCAACAAGGTCGCCGCCTACGCGCTGCAGGACGCCGGGCTCGACACCGTCGACGCCAACCTCCACCTCGGCTTCGACGACGACCTTCGCAGCTACGCGACGGCCGGCGCCATGCTGCGCACGCTGGGGCTGGGCTGCATCGAGCTCATCACCAACAACCCGCGCAAGCTCGACGGCCTGCGCGCCGCCGGCCTCGAGGTGGTGCGACGGGTGCCGATCGTGATGCCCCCGCGGGCCGAGAACCGCGAGTACCTGCGCACCAAGCAGGCCCGCTCGGGTCACCTGCTGGGCGGCGACGACTGA
- the lysA gene encoding diaminopimelate decarboxylase, producing the protein MADQHERPAITDDLPWVRANAERFGLRVRDGAACVRGVALAAIAEAAGTPTYVYDAVGVRERVSRLRAALGPGKGGVPDPLICFALKANSSQALLRVLASEGVGADIVSGGELARALAAGFAPQRIVFSGVGKTDAELDAAIAAGIRSINVESAEELQRVMARAQAAQASVPVSLRVNPDVDPNTHPYLATGLRQSKFGIAMPQATELAVQAHRHPNLRLVGIACHIGSQIADIAPYRESIVHLRRLVGTLRDRGVTLAHLDLGGGLGVAYRDGEPELDVEAWGAAMRVETDELGVQLAIEPGRWLVADAGLLLTRVIGRKRGDAAAFVIVDAAMNDLLRPALYEAHHAIVPVREPAPGSNTTVVDVVGPVCESGDFLGLARVLPPVEAGDLMMVLDAGAYGMTMASTYNSRPLAAEVLVDGERFAITRARRDIAALIAEESVPAWLAPSDS; encoded by the coding sequence ATGGCAGACCAACACGAACGGCCCGCAATCACCGACGACCTCCCCTGGGTGCGCGCGAACGCGGAGCGGTTCGGGCTGCGCGTGCGCGACGGCGCAGCGTGCGTCCGCGGGGTCGCGCTGGCCGCGATCGCCGAGGCCGCGGGGACGCCGACCTACGTCTACGACGCCGTCGGGGTTCGGGAGCGGGTCTCGCGACTGCGCGCGGCGCTCGGACCCGGCAAGGGCGGCGTACCCGACCCGCTCATCTGTTTCGCATTGAAGGCGAACTCGTCACAGGCCCTGCTGCGGGTGCTCGCGAGCGAGGGCGTGGGTGCCGACATCGTCTCCGGGGGCGAGCTCGCGCGCGCGCTGGCGGCCGGCTTCGCGCCACAACGCATCGTGTTCTCCGGCGTGGGCAAGACCGACGCGGAGCTCGACGCCGCGATCGCGGCCGGCATCCGCTCGATCAACGTCGAGTCCGCCGAGGAGCTGCAGCGGGTGATGGCGCGGGCCCAGGCCGCGCAGGCGAGCGTGCCGGTGAGCCTGCGCGTCAACCCGGACGTCGATCCCAACACCCACCCGTACCTCGCAACCGGCCTGCGGCAGTCGAAGTTCGGCATCGCGATGCCGCAGGCGACCGAGCTCGCGGTGCAGGCCCATCGCCACCCGAACCTACGGCTGGTCGGCATCGCGTGCCACATCGGCTCGCAGATCGCCGACATCGCGCCCTACCGCGAGAGCATCGTGCACCTGCGACGGCTGGTCGGCACGCTGCGGGATCGTGGCGTGACCCTGGCCCACCTCGACCTCGGTGGCGGCCTCGGGGTCGCGTACCGCGACGGCGAGCCGGAGCTCGACGTCGAGGCCTGGGGCGCCGCGATGCGGGTCGAGACCGACGAGCTCGGCGTGCAGCTGGCGATCGAGCCCGGACGCTGGTTGGTGGCGGACGCCGGGCTGCTGCTCACGCGGGTGATCGGCCGCAAGCGCGGCGATGCGGCCGCGTTCGTGATCGTCGACGCTGCGATGAACGATCTGCTGCGTCCCGCGCTGTACGAGGCCCATCACGCAATCGTGCCGGTGCGCGAGCCCGCACCGGGCAGCAACACCACGGTGGTCGACGTGGTCGGCCCGGTGTGCGAATCGGGCGACTTCTTGGGCCTGGCGCGCGTGCTGCCGCCGGTCGAAGCCGGCGACCTCATGATGGTGCTCGATGCCGGCGCCTACGGCATGACGATGGCGAGCACGTACAACTCGCGACCGCTCGCTGCCGAGGTGTTGGTCGACGGCGAGCGCTTCGCGATCACGCGGGCGCGCCGCGACATCGCGGCGCTCATCGCCGAGGAATCGGTGCCCGCGTGGCTCGCACCATCCGACAGCTGA
- a CDS encoding MBL fold metallo-hydrolase: protein MSRFTNRDGSRNPHGLGTVLKWKLGLHDGRKIVAAATAEVPRVANDGAALRRGGAEPSLTWIGHASFLVQQGGRSLLIDPVFSRRLAVVVRNGPPGLARADLPKIDVVLITHNHRDHMDAPSLKAIGPDAVYVVPHGLRRWFERAGFPRVVEMQWWEQREVEGFEITFVPSQHWSRRGLFDENATLWGGYVIARDGVRVYHSGDTAWFDGFEEIGRRAGVIDAAMLPIGAYEPRWFMRTQHIDPIEAVQAFEALGATRFVAMHWGTFKLTDEDLLEPPTLLREHWDARGLPEARRSIPAIGETLRL, encoded by the coding sequence ATGTCGCGCTTCACCAATCGAGATGGCAGCCGCAACCCCCACGGGCTCGGCACGGTGCTCAAGTGGAAGCTGGGTCTGCACGACGGTCGGAAGATCGTCGCGGCGGCGACGGCCGAGGTGCCGCGCGTGGCCAACGACGGCGCCGCCCTGCGTCGTGGCGGCGCCGAGCCCTCGCTGACGTGGATCGGGCACGCCAGCTTCTTGGTCCAGCAGGGCGGACGCTCGCTGCTGATCGACCCGGTGTTCTCGCGGCGGCTGGCGGTGGTCGTGCGCAACGGCCCGCCCGGGCTCGCCCGCGCCGACCTGCCGAAGATCGACGTCGTGCTCATCACCCACAACCATCGCGATCACATGGATGCGCCGAGCCTGAAGGCGATCGGCCCCGACGCGGTCTACGTGGTACCGCATGGCCTGCGGCGGTGGTTCGAGCGCGCAGGGTTCCCGCGCGTGGTCGAGATGCAGTGGTGGGAGCAGCGCGAGGTCGAGGGCTTCGAGATCACCTTCGTGCCCTCACAGCACTGGAGCCGCCGGGGGCTGTTCGACGAGAACGCCACGCTGTGGGGTGGCTACGTCATCGCGCGCGACGGCGTGCGCGTGTACCACTCGGGCGATACCGCGTGGTTCGACGGCTTCGAAGAGATCGGCCGTCGCGCTGGTGTCATCGACGCGGCGATGCTGCCGATCGGCGCCTACGAGCCGCGGTGGTTCATGCGCACCCAGCACATCGATCCGATCGAGGCGGTGCAGGCGTTCGAAGCGCTCGGCGCCACGCGCTTCGTCGCGATGCACTGGGGCACCTTCAAGCTGACCGACGAGGACCTGCTCGAACCACCGACGCTGCTGCGCGAGCACTGGGACGCGCGCGGTCTGCCCGAGGCGCGACGCTCGATCCCCGCGATCGGTGAGACCCTGCGGCTGTGA